The Tumebacillus amylolyticus genome contains a region encoding:
- the cmk gene encoding (d)CMP kinase, producing MNTLRVALDGPAGAGKSTVAKRVAAALGVAYVDTGAMYRAITWKALQKGIELHDEVALTELADSIHIDFKPRSVGQAVFVDGEEVTDAIRSFDVTNNVSAVSAVSGVRVAMVKLQQDIAARTGVLMDGRDIGTVVLPNADVKIWLTASVEARAQRRYQELLGKGIACDFEQIKEDIQRRDDYDASREHSPMVKADDAVVVDTTGMSIDEVIAQIETICHSAQAQKS from the coding sequence ATGAATACATTACGCGTGGCTCTCGACGGTCCGGCCGGTGCTGGGAAAAGCACAGTCGCCAAACGTGTCGCCGCTGCCCTTGGGGTAGCGTATGTCGATACGGGTGCGATGTACCGGGCCATCACTTGGAAGGCCTTACAAAAAGGAATCGAACTCCATGACGAAGTAGCACTCACAGAATTGGCCGATTCCATTCATATCGACTTCAAGCCGCGATCTGTTGGGCAAGCGGTCTTTGTGGACGGAGAGGAAGTGACAGATGCGATCCGTTCGTTTGATGTGACGAACAACGTCTCTGCCGTTTCGGCGGTCTCCGGAGTGCGAGTGGCCATGGTGAAATTGCAACAAGACATTGCAGCGCGCACCGGCGTTTTGATGGACGGGCGTGATATCGGAACTGTGGTTCTGCCCAACGCCGACGTCAAAATTTGGCTGACCGCGTCTGTCGAAGCGCGCGCACAGCGCCGCTACCAAGAACTGCTCGGCAAGGGCATCGCCTGCGACTTCGAGCAGATCAAAGAAGACATTCAACGCCGTGACGACTACGATGCGTCGCGTGAACATTCGCCCATGGTGAAGGCGGACGATGCTGTCGTGGTGGACACGACCGGCATGTCGATTGACGAAGTCATCGCCCAGATCGAAACGATCTGCCATTCCGCCCAAGCACAGAAGTCTTAG
- a CDS encoding lysophospholipid acyltransferase family protein has product MMLYRLFRSIFGGYLTLMNRFESVGQENIPASGGVMLCSNHISNWDPILLGCGMERQVHFMAKAELFKIPVVKNLVTAWGAFPVNRGAGDRQSLRTALKVLEDGKCMGLFPEGSRSKTGELGEGQTGVAFFAMRSDCAVVPIAIVGSYKPFRKVKIVYGKPLDLSKYREGKSSKETLALVTQEIMSAIDELRKTHRMEDRTR; this is encoded by the coding sequence ATGATGTTATATCGCTTATTCCGCTCAATTTTCGGAGGGTATCTCACCCTCATGAACCGCTTTGAGTCTGTCGGGCAAGAGAACATCCCGGCGTCGGGCGGTGTGATGCTGTGCTCCAACCACATTTCCAACTGGGACCCGATCTTGCTTGGGTGCGGGATGGAACGCCAAGTGCATTTCATGGCCAAAGCGGAACTGTTCAAAATCCCCGTGGTCAAGAACTTGGTCACCGCGTGGGGCGCGTTCCCGGTCAACCGTGGAGCGGGCGACCGTCAATCGTTGCGCACCGCCTTGAAAGTGCTGGAGGACGGGAAATGCATGGGGCTGTTCCCAGAGGGCAGTCGCAGCAAGACCGGAGAACTCGGCGAGGGGCAAACGGGCGTGGCGTTTTTCGCTATGCGTTCCGACTGTGCGGTCGTTCCGATCGCCATCGTCGGTTCGTACAAACCTTTCCGCAAAGTCAAAATCGTCTATGGCAAACCGCTCGATCTCTCCAAGTACCGCGAAGGCAAGTCCTCCAAGGAAACGCTTGCCTTGGTCACCCAAGAGATCATGAGCGCAATTGACGAGTTGCGCAAAACCCATCGTATGGAAGATCGCACGCGGTAA
- the rpsA gene encoding 30S ribosomal protein S1, producing MVEEMKDLDLNTLQRGDIVKGKITKIEDGQALVDVGYKYDGVIPIGELSVLRVDNVSDVVNEGDELELKVLRINDDEGKLILSKKAVDSVKSWDDLERKYESGEVLEVKVADVVKGGLVIDLGVRAFIPASLVERHFVEDFSDYKGRTLKVKIVEFDRNDSKVILSAKAVLDQAFESQKEDRLSSIQPGQVLTGTVQRLTNFGAFVDLGGVDGLVHISEMAHHRVDTPADVVKEGDTVNVKVLKVDPSAGRISLSIKAAAPGPWSNVGEKFSAGDIVTGTVKRLVSFGAFVELLPGVEGLVHISQVANRHVATADEVLEIGQEVKVKVLDVNEGEQRISLSIREVEGGEREPRGGGDRGDRGDRPRGGGRNNNRQPMNYSTQDDGSSGLGTLGDVFGDLFKK from the coding sequence ATGGTAGAAGAAATGAAAGATCTCGACCTGAACACCTTGCAACGAGGCGACATCGTCAAAGGCAAGATCACCAAGATCGAAGACGGTCAAGCGCTCGTGGACGTCGGTTACAAGTACGACGGTGTGATCCCGATTGGCGAACTCTCTGTACTTCGCGTGGACAACGTGAGCGACGTCGTGAATGAGGGCGACGAGCTCGAACTGAAAGTCCTGCGCATCAACGATGACGAAGGCAAACTGATTCTCTCCAAAAAAGCGGTGGACAGCGTCAAGTCCTGGGATGATTTGGAGCGCAAGTACGAAAGCGGCGAAGTGCTCGAAGTCAAAGTGGCAGACGTCGTCAAAGGCGGTCTCGTCATCGACCTCGGCGTTCGCGCTTTCATCCCGGCGTCTCTCGTGGAGCGTCACTTCGTCGAAGATTTCAGCGACTACAAAGGCCGTACCCTGAAAGTCAAGATCGTCGAGTTCGACCGCAACGACAGCAAAGTCATCCTCTCTGCGAAAGCGGTGCTCGACCAAGCGTTCGAATCGCAAAAGGAAGACCGTCTGAGCTCGATCCAACCGGGTCAAGTGCTGACCGGGACGGTTCAACGTCTGACCAACTTCGGGGCTTTCGTTGATCTCGGCGGTGTAGACGGTCTGGTACATATCTCGGAGATGGCACACCATCGCGTAGATACACCGGCTGACGTTGTGAAGGAAGGCGACACCGTCAACGTCAAAGTTCTGAAAGTCGATCCGTCGGCGGGCCGCATCTCGCTGTCGATCAAAGCGGCTGCACCGGGTCCGTGGTCGAATGTCGGAGAGAAGTTCTCCGCCGGCGACATCGTGACCGGTACGGTCAAACGCCTCGTGTCTTTCGGCGCGTTCGTCGAACTTCTGCCGGGTGTTGAAGGTCTCGTCCACATCTCGCAAGTGGCGAACCGTCACGTCGCCACCGCTGACGAAGTGCTGGAAATCGGCCAAGAAGTCAAGGTCAAAGTCCTGGACGTAAACGAAGGCGAACAGCGCATCTCGCTGTCGATCCGCGAAGTCGAAGGCGGCGAGCGTGAACCGCGCGGCGGCGGAGACCGTGGCGACCGCGGAGATCGTCCGAGAGGCGGCGGCCGCAACAACAACAGACAACCGATGAACTACTCCACCCAAGACGACGGCTCTTCCGGCCTCGGCACGCTGGGCGACGTATTCGGCGACCTGTTCAAGAAGTAA
- the fni gene encoding type 2 isopentenyl-diphosphate Delta-isomerase, whose product MSIEQRKLDHVRYALELNPSLNNGFSDLRFVHRALPDFDLADVTLATTLGGLSLSSPLLINAMTGGAGRTEEINRGLAEVAKRTGLAMAVGSQRAALKDPSLVRTYSVVREVNPNGIVIGNLGAGASVEDAQLAVDMIGANFLHLHLNAAQELTMPEGDRSFRGICDKIQGVVEGLSVPVIVKEVGNGMSTETYRKLADAGVKTVDVAGMGGTNFVSIENRRRAGLRFTEMEQEWGQTTAEALLEAQPHLFQFDLIGSGGVQTALDAAKCFALGANAVGIAGAILRPLMEHGVDTAVEIVEHWHEELRVILTLQECTSVLNLRERPLIVRGQTAEWGRLRGIDLERIARRGL is encoded by the coding sequence GTGTCCATTGAACAGCGCAAGTTGGACCATGTACGATATGCCTTGGAATTGAATCCGAGCCTGAACAACGGTTTTTCGGATTTGAGGTTCGTACACCGCGCGTTGCCGGACTTTGATCTGGCGGACGTCACCCTCGCGACCACCCTCGGCGGACTGAGTCTCAGTTCGCCTCTTTTGATTAATGCGATGACGGGTGGAGCGGGACGAACGGAAGAAATCAACCGAGGCTTGGCGGAAGTGGCGAAGAGAACGGGCTTGGCGATGGCCGTTGGCTCACAGCGTGCAGCGTTGAAAGACCCAAGCTTGGTGCGCACGTACTCGGTCGTACGAGAAGTCAACCCGAACGGGATCGTGATCGGCAACCTCGGAGCGGGTGCTTCTGTTGAAGATGCACAGCTGGCGGTGGACATGATCGGGGCGAATTTTCTGCATCTGCACTTGAACGCGGCGCAAGAGTTGACGATGCCCGAAGGAGACCGCTCCTTCCGAGGCATCTGCGACAAAATTCAAGGAGTTGTCGAAGGTCTGTCTGTCCCTGTGATCGTCAAGGAAGTCGGCAACGGCATGTCCACGGAGACGTATCGCAAGTTGGCGGACGCCGGGGTGAAGACGGTGGACGTCGCGGGCATGGGCGGCACGAATTTCGTTTCGATTGAGAACCGTCGACGTGCGGGGCTTCGTTTTACCGAGATGGAACAGGAATGGGGCCAAACCACAGCCGAAGCGCTGTTGGAAGCGCAACCGCACCTCTTCCAATTCGATCTGATCGGCTCGGGCGGTGTCCAGACGGCACTCGACGCCGCAAAATGTTTCGCATTGGGCGCCAATGCGGTCGGCATCGCCGGCGCGATTCTTCGTCCGCTGATGGAACACGGCGTGGACACCGCTGTGGAAATCGTCGAGCACTGGCACGAAGAATTGCGCGTGATCTTGACTCTGCAAGAATGCACCTCCGTATTGAACTTGCGCGAGCGTCCGCTGATCGTGCGCGGGCAAACGGCCGAATGGGGCCGCCTGCGCGGAATTGATCTGGAAAGGATCGCACGACGCGGACTCTGA
- a CDS encoding DUF1028 domain-containing protein, translated as MDLNTFSIVARDPMSGRFGVAVTTKAFAVGSLCPFAKAGVGAVATQARVNPTLGPKGLRLLEHGLSAEETLQQLLADDPGRQYRQLGIVDKYGRAVAYTGEENNAWAGHIVGDHFTVQGNLLTGIEVVQAVAATFSASTAPFEVRLIQALDAGQKAGGDKRGKQSAALLVVDTDEFPYVDIRVDDNAEPLKELQRLYDIHKNGILSVYHEWVEGVRTGTIPEGMAKTDEKKADRSK; from the coding sequence GTGGATCTCAACACATTCTCCATCGTCGCCCGCGACCCGATGTCAGGTCGGTTCGGGGTGGCGGTGACGACGAAGGCGTTTGCAGTCGGTTCGCTTTGCCCGTTTGCCAAAGCGGGCGTCGGTGCGGTTGCCACACAAGCACGGGTGAATCCGACACTCGGGCCAAAAGGCTTGCGGTTGTTGGAGCACGGCTTGTCGGCAGAAGAGACGCTGCAACAATTACTCGCGGACGATCCGGGCCGTCAGTACCGTCAACTGGGCATCGTGGACAAGTACGGGCGCGCGGTTGCCTACACGGGCGAAGAGAACAACGCATGGGCGGGGCATATCGTCGGCGACCACTTCACCGTGCAAGGCAACTTGCTGACGGGCATCGAGGTCGTGCAAGCGGTGGCGGCGACATTCTCCGCGTCGACGGCCCCTTTTGAAGTTCGCTTGATCCAAGCGTTGGATGCCGGACAGAAAGCGGGCGGCGACAAACGGGGCAAGCAATCGGCAGCCTTGCTGGTCGTGGATACGGATGAGTTTCCCTACGTGGACATTCGCGTGGACGACAACGCAGAACCGCTCAAGGAACTGCAACGTCTCTACGACATTCACAAAAACGGCATCCTCTCCGTCTACCACGAGTGGGTGGAAGGCGTCCGCACGGGCACGATTCCGGAAGGGATGGCCAAAACGGATGAGAAAAAAGCTGACAGGTCGAAGTGA